The proteins below come from a single Malus domestica chromosome 03, GDT2T_hap1 genomic window:
- the LOC103422582 gene encoding pentatricopeptide repeat-containing protein At1g63400-like: protein MRMLRAATAFFSASASTGFSSGLKVRGMPPALFVSGNNYFAPFHSRPSQLSIPTNTQLHQHVKVNNSEDAFHVFDEMLQMRPLPFVVRFNQILTQVAKFKHHSAVISLNNLMDVFGIRPDVYTLNIVINCFCRLNQMGFCLSVLGKYFKFGFEPDVTTFSTLINRFFLHNKEADAVGILNKMLESNCKPDIVTFGVLVKGMCKKGNNTGVIQLLKKMEEAGCKPNIVVYNTIIDSLCKDTLVVDALKLFSKLVSEGISPNVLTYNTLIHGVCKLGERKEAERLFNEMEGMVGEAKCYIEMMIQRDIEPDIVMYNSLMDGYCLRGEMDEAEKVLGLIVSKGCMIDVYSYSILINGYCKQKRVDEAQMRFKEMCDMEIVPDIVTYNTLMDGFCKMGRIQDAHNLFPQMQACGQLPNVHIYNTLMDGLCKNHELPMALKLFQEMVDNKLDPTMVSYNILIEGLCIGGKVEYARDIFSGLSSKGLLPNVRTYNIMISGFL, encoded by the exons ATGAGGATGCTGCGGGCGGCAACTGCTTTTTTTTCTGCTTCTGCATCTACAGGCTTTTCCAGCGGACTCAAAGTCAGAGGTATGCCACCTGCTCTTTTTGTTTCCGGCAACAATTACTTTGCTCCTTTTCACTCTCGACCTTCCCAACTCTCCATACCTACAAACACCCAATTGCATCAGCATGTGAAAGTCAATAATTCTGAGGATGCATTCCATGTGTTTGACGAAATGCTTCAAATGCGTCCTCTGCCTTTCGTTGTCCGTTTCAACCAAATATTGACTCAAGTTGCCAAGTTTAAACATCATTCGGCGGTCATCTCGTTAAATAACctaatggatgtgtttggaatTCGTCCTGATGTTTACACTCTAAACATTGTCATCAATTGCTTTTGTCGTCTCAACCAAATGGGATTTTGTTTATCCGTCTTGGGAAAATACTTTAAATTCGGTTTTGAACCTGATGTCACAACTTTCAGCACTCTGATCAACAGATTCTTTCTACATAATAAAGAGGCTGATGCTGTCGGGATTCTGAATAAAATGTTGGAGAGCAATTGTAAGCCCGATATTGTTACTTTCGGCGTACTAGTAAAGGGCATGTGCAAGAAAGGTAACAACACTGGAGTTATCCAATTGCTTAAGAAGATGGAAGAAGCAGGCTGCAAGCCTAACATAGTTGTCTACAACACGATCATTGACAGTCTTTGCAAGGATACTCTAGTTGTTGATGCATTGAAACTCTTTTCAAAATTGGTGAGCGAGGGTATTAGTCCAAATGTCCTTACTTATAACACCTTGATTCATGGAGTATGCAAATTAGGGGAGAGGAAAGAAGCTGAGAGATTGTTTAATGAAATG GAGGGGATGGTTGGGGAAGCGAAATGCTATATTGAAATGATGATTCAAAGAGATATTGAACCCGATATAGTTATGTACAATTCGCTTATGGATGGTTATTGCTTGCGAGGAGAAATGGATGAGGCAGAAAAAGTCCTTGGTCTAATTGTTAGCAAAGGCTGCATGATTGATGTTTATAGTTATAGCATACTGATAAATGGCTATTGCAAGCAAAAAAGGGTAGATGAGGCCCAAATGCGTTTTAAGGAGATGTGTGATATGGAAATTGTTCCAGATATAGTTACTTATAACACTCTTATGGATGGCttttgcaagatggggagaataCAAGATGCACATAACTTATTTCCTCAAATGCAAGCTTGTGGGCAACTTCCAAATGTTCATATTTATAATACTTTAATGGATGGCCTTTGTAAAAACCATGAACTCCCGATGGCATTGAAACTGTTTCAAGAGATGGTAGATAATAAGTTGGATCCAACCATGGTGAGTTACAATATTCTCATTGAAGGCTTGTGCATTGGTGGGAAAGTTGAATATGCAAGGGATATCTTTAGTGGTTTATCATCAAAAGGACTTCTGCCCAATGTCAGGACTTATAATATAATGATCAGTGGATTTTTGTAG